Within the Microbacterium sp. 1S1 genome, the region TCGACCTGATAGTTCAACCCACCCATCAGCACGTCCAGCGCGCGTCCCCCGCGAATGTTGCGGCTCATCCTCACCTGGCGGCTGAGGAAGTCGAGCACGAGGTCTCTCGGCACGACCGGCATCCCCTTGTGGTTGGGGGCGAACGCGATGCCCATGTAGAAGCCGAAAACTCCCAACTGCACCGCCAAGAAGGTCACGGCCACCCCGGGAGACAGCACGATGAAGACCAGGACGGGGTAGCCGGCGAGGCGGACGACGAGGAACGCGATCTCCACCCACCGTCGCTGGAGCCGACCCCTGGAGCAGACGCGTCGGACGCTCGACGCATGGAGGGAGATCCCTTCGAGCAACAGGATCGGGAAGAAGAAGAGGCCCTGGTGCGCTTGCAACCAGGCGAGACTCCTGTGTCGTTGGGACGCGACGGACTGCGGAGTCAGCGCGATGACGGGCAGTTCGATGTCCGGATCCGAACCGAGCTTGTTCGGGTTGGCGTGATGGCGAGTGTGCTTATGCTGCCACCACCCGTAGCTCATCCCGACGAGAAGGTCGCCGAGGATGAGGCTGATCCAGTCGTTCCAGCGTCCCGAAACGAAGATCTGACGGTGTGCGGCGTCATGTCCGAGGAAAGCGATCTGCGTGAAGAGCACGGCCAGGACGGCCCCGGTGAACAACTGCCACCACGTATCCCCGATCCACACGAACAGGAGAAGGGCCAGCCCGACCGCCAACGGGGCGGCGACAAGCCTCGTCCAGTAATACCCGTAGCGTCTTCGGAGCAACCCGAGCCCACGGACCTGCTGCGCCAGGGCGGTGAAGGAACTACCCTGGGGGACCGCGGTTTCGCGCGGCCGGGTCGGGGTGAACGGACGGGACGCGTCCATGATGACCTGATTTCCTTGTGTCCGCTGGCGCGGCACCAAGGCCGGGGCTGGTCCTTGATGTCGCCCTCGCCGACGGCGATGGCGGCTCATACGATAAGCGAGTGATCCGCACGGACCACGTGCATGCCTCTGACGCTACGCGCTGGTCTCGCGATCGGGTACCCGTTGACAAGCGGACGAATCAGGAGGTGGGCCTGGCAGCGGGGGCGGGGCTGCTGAAGTGGCGGTGACCACAACTTCGAGGACGACGAGCACCGAATCCTCACGGACGAATGGTGCAGGAGCATCGCGGGCATGCGCTGGGAACTCCTCTGGGGACCTGTCGGACCTCGATAGGCTGTGACAATGGATCGTCTGCACTCGGTTCACTCATGAGCACCTTCCACATTCGTCAGGGAAGAGCTGACGACGCCGCCGCCGTATCCGCTCTCGCGTTGCGCTCGAAGGCCGTC harbors:
- a CDS encoding fatty acid desaturase family protein, with translation MDASRPFTPTRPRETAVPQGSSFTALAQQVRGLGLLRRRYGYYWTRLVAAPLAVGLALLLFVWIGDTWWQLFTGAVLAVLFTQIAFLGHDAAHRQIFVSGRWNDWISLILGDLLVGMSYGWWQHKHTRHHANPNKLGSDPDIELPVIALTPQSVASQRHRSLAWLQAHQGLFFFPILLLEGISLHASSVRRVCSRGRLQRRWVEIAFLVVRLAGYPVLVFIVLSPGVAVTFLAVQLGVFGFYMGIAFAPNHKGMPVVPRDLVLDFLSRQVRMSRNIRGGRALDVLMGGLNYQVEHHLFPSMPRPHLRQAASIVQHYCEINRVPYTQVGLLASYAIVVRYINRVGLGERDVFTCPLTEARAALGTATLSRDRDEPPPSTEPAQTAG